The sequence below is a genomic window from Desulfonatronum thiodismutans.
GACCTCCACGGCTGGTGAACCAGGAGGGCAGTTGACGGCCTGTCCGGCTGAACGGATTGGCGCCTTCCGTGAAAGGGTTGGCCTGTTTGGGTGCCACCGTGGCTTTTTTGGGCTCCACGCTCGTCGCCTTCCAATCCCTGATCCCGAGGAAATCCGCGCAGGCCAGGTTGTACACCTCGCAGTCCCAGAGATCCCCGCGTTTGTGCTTGGGGCGCTGCCAGTAGCCTTTGGCGTCCCGGTACTCGGAAGTCATGTGGCTGAAGTAATCCCCGGACACGTCCGCGGTGATGCGCATGGCTCCGGGCCCCTCGGGGTCAAGGCTCATCTTTGCGGACAGCATGTTCTTGTAAAATGTCGTGTCCAGCCGGATCAGCTGCAATCCGCCGGGGATCGGGTAGGACTTGCCGTCACGGCCCGTGTACCGGTCCAGGAGCGAGTTCTTCCAGGTGCCGCCGAAAATCTTCTGTTCGCCCTTGATCGGCTTGAACACGGGGATGCGGCGGCAAAGCTCGTAAACCTCAGCCGTTCGGTGGCCGCTGGAATCGATGAAGGCCAGGCGGACCGCGAATTCCTGGCCGGAAGGATGCGCGAAGCGGGAGTTGAGCATGGTCTCCACCAAGACGTCCGTATCCGGGACGAACATTTCCCGGACAAGCCAGGAGGCCATGTTTTCGCCCCATGCCCGGATCACGACCCAGAAGCCGTTGTCCTGGGTGTCCACTCCGGCGGTGAGCACTGCCAAGGGCACGTCGGGCAATTCGCCCTGGGAGCGGTGATCGCAGAGCTTTTGAATCTCTTCGGGCCGCTTGTGGGCCATGTGCTCGGGTTCGCTCCAGGGCTGCGCCAATGACGAGTTGATGAACGAATGCAGCGGCCCCAGGTCCCCGGTTTTCTGTGCGGCCCGGGCGCTGAGGAACTTGACGGCCAGGTCGCCCCAGCGAGAAACCGGGGAGGCCAGTTCGTTGATGCGGAAGGAGCGGTGGTCCGCCGGTGCAAGGGGGTTCGTCTTCACCCATTCACCAGCTTGGAGTAGCCGGACCTTTTCCCGCTCCGTGAACGTGGCCTTGCACCCAGGGCACTCCAGCCAGGTAGAGGCCCGGACCTCTTCCAGGTCCAGCGTCTGGGGCCACTTGATCAGCTCCCACTCCAGGGGGAAGGACGCGCCGCACTCAGCGCAGACGATATGATATTCCTCCCGGCTCCCGGCCTGGTAGTTCTGCCAGATCGCGCCCTTGTCCGTCGTGGGCGTGCTGGCCAGGACGATCTTGTGGTTCCGGAACGATTTCACGCGCTCGATGGCCAGGGACAAGGCGTCGGCTTCCCGGTCAGTGCCCAGGGGCCACTTGTCGATCTCGTCCGCGAAGAGATACCGGATAGGGCGCATGGCGAGCTGGGCGGGACTGGCCGCGCCCACGAGGTTGATGGTCAGCCGGTCGAGCATCATTTCCAGGCCCTTGAAATCATGCTTCCTATCGGTCAAGTGCCGGGCCAGGACGGGGGAATCCTGGATCAGCGGTTGCAGGCGGTTCCGGCTGAAGGACAGCGCCGCGTTCTCGCTGGGCAGGGTGTAGAGGATCGGGCCGGGGGCCTGGTCGATGACGTAGGCCAAGCCCACGGATAAGACGGTGGTTTTGCCTGACTGTGCGCTGAAGCACACGGTCACACGTCGGACAACCGGATCTTGAAATGCCTCCAGGGGGACGCGGACGAACGGGGTCCGTACCGTGGTGAACCGGCCAGGGAACGGAGTGCTACGAGCGGAAAGCTCCAGGCTCTCTTCGGCCCACTCCCACGGGTTGAGCAGGGCGGGCGGGGACCAGTAGTCCTTCCACCAGTTTTCAAGGTTGGTTTGACAGTCCACGCAGGGCCTCCCGGATTTCACGTTCCATGATCTTCTGCATCTCCGGCCAGGGCAGGCCCTCCAGTCCGGGGGCCAGGCGTCCGGGCAGGTCGAGCAGACTGGACTTGGCCGCGTCGATCTGCCTGCCCAGCCACGTTTTCACCTCGGAGGCCGGGAGCAGTTCCCGGCGGGATTGAAGCACCTCAATGACGTTGCCCTCCAGCTTGCGCAGCAGGTCCAGCGCTCCGGACCAGGCCTTGAGGCTCTTGCCGTCCCGCGCCTCCTGGAAGGCCGCGAATGTCGCCTTTTCAGCCCAGCGCAGACGAGCCAGGGCGGCGTCCAGGCCCTCTTCCGTCAGGTTGGCCGGTGCAAGGTCCATGGGGATGTCCACGGGGGCGTCCTGAGGGGCGTCCTGGGGCTCAGGCTTCGGGATGCGCAGCTTCGGCGATTTCTGGCCGGGCCGGGGCGTCTCGATGGCGATGGTTTCACCCGTGGGCTCGGGATTCAGCTTGTGGTCGATCCCGAGGGCCAGACAGACGACCTGGCTTCCGAGGTGAAAGTGACCGCGGCGCTCCAGGGCAAGCCGGAAGTGCTCCATGGTCCGGCCAGAGACGAACAGGTCGTCGAGCAGCAGGACCGGGAATTCCAGGTCCTTGGGGATGACGAAGCTTTTCCCGTAACCCTTGGGCAACTCCTGG
It includes:
- a CDS encoding terminase gpA endonuclease subunit yields the protein MDCQTNLENWWKDYWSPPALLNPWEWAEESLELSARSTPFPGRFTTVRTPFVRVPLEAFQDPVVRRVTVCFSAQSGKTTVLSVGLAYVIDQAPGPILYTLPSENAALSFSRNRLQPLIQDSPVLARHLTDRKHDFKGLEMMLDRLTINLVGAASPAQLAMRPIRYLFADEIDKWPLGTDREADALSLAIERVKSFRNHKIVLASTPTTDKGAIWQNYQAGSREEYHIVCAECGASFPLEWELIKWPQTLDLEEVRASTWLECPGCKATFTEREKVRLLQAGEWVKTNPLAPADHRSFRINELASPVSRWGDLAVKFLSARAAQKTGDLGPLHSFINSSLAQPWSEPEHMAHKRPEEIQKLCDHRSQGELPDVPLAVLTAGVDTQDNGFWVVIRAWGENMASWLVREMFVPDTDVLVETMLNSRFAHPSGQEFAVRLAFIDSSGHRTAEVYELCRRIPVFKPIKGEQKIFGGTWKNSLLDRYTGRDGKSYPIPGGLQLIRLDTTFYKNMLSAKMSLDPEGPGAMRITADVSGDYFSHMTSEYRDAKGYWQRPKHKRGDLWDCEVYNLACADFLGIRDWKATSVEPKKATVAPKQANPFTEGANPFSRTGRQLPSWFTSRGGRLW